In the genome of Leptolyngbya sp. FACHB-261, one region contains:
- a CDS encoding DUF1295 domain-containing protein translates to MQNLTRFQAWGVTQLTAINLAKVLTIVCLIACALVFGLPDLRQLLYMCLHLSYCCWWLFEQWLYPQRRQLFSDPVGPLGLISALLIVGIFYALPGYLAFTNPEPLSFLTAAIALVLYIFGSLINTSADVQKMTAKQFSLGLVRDGIWRFCRNVNYFGDLLRYFSFAVLAGSIWAYLVPGSIALLYLKRIAEKEQAMSEKYADYSDYQKASTRLIPFLW, encoded by the coding sequence ATGCAAAACCTGACTCGCTTTCAAGCCTGGGGTGTCACTCAACTCACGGCAATCAACTTGGCAAAAGTGCTGACCATTGTCTGTTTGATAGCCTGTGCCTTAGTCTTTGGCTTGCCCGATCTACGTCAGCTGTTGTACATGTGTTTGCACTTGAGCTATTGCTGCTGGTGGCTATTCGAGCAGTGGCTTTATCCGCAAAGACGGCAATTATTCAGTGATCCCGTTGGTCCTCTCGGGCTGATTTCTGCCTTGCTAATTGTTGGTATTTTCTATGCTTTGCCTGGTTATCTAGCATTTACCAATCCAGAACCACTCTCCTTTTTGACAGCAGCGATTGCCTTAGTCCTGTACATTTTTGGCAGTTTGATCAATACCAGTGCCGACGTACAAAAAATGACCGCCAAGCAGTTCAGTTTAGGGCTGGTGCGCGATGGAATCTGGCGCTTTTGCCGCAACGTGAACTACTTTGGCGATCTGCTTCGCTATTTCAGTTTTGCGGTCCTGGCAGGATCCATCTGGGCTTATTTGGTGCCGGGCTCAATTGCGCTGCTCTATCTAAAACGAATCGCTGAGAAGGAGCAAGCAATGAGCGAGAAGTATGCTGACTACAGCGATTACCAAAAAGCTAGCACCCGGCTGATCCCATTCCTGTGGTGA
- a CDS encoding DUF4079 domain-containing protein, with product MVIWQWLVEKVFNFQLLNPEDVFALIHPLFVMLTVLPMLGLVVSMSLQVRQRRLATQAKEKTKIPPIVGATHVESGKLLAASVIAAYLLAVIYSLVEGKTFQENLSYRGIVSALIVGTIAVFILLYRAQTALWRIVFASLASAGIVVLGLQPDLWVEGHLYAGMTVSILMICSLVMAPEVYRDQRWRRAHWILNTIAVLLFAFQVVTGARILVEKPLAWQSPAVYQCNFDPTSPQYKTCPVPQ from the coding sequence ATGGTTATTTGGCAATGGCTGGTCGAGAAGGTTTTCAATTTTCAGCTCCTCAACCCTGAGGACGTTTTTGCACTCATCCATCCCCTCTTTGTCATGCTGACGGTCTTGCCAATGTTGGGCTTGGTCGTCAGCATGTCACTTCAGGTTCGCCAGCGCCGTTTGGCAACCCAAGCTAAAGAGAAAACAAAAATTCCACCGATTGTTGGGGCAACTCACGTAGAGAGCGGCAAACTACTAGCGGCCTCTGTGATTGCGGCTTATCTGCTAGCCGTAATTTATAGTCTGGTTGAGGGTAAGACCTTTCAAGAGAACTTGTCCTATCGAGGCATTGTTAGTGCCCTAATCGTAGGCACGATTGCGGTGTTCATCTTGCTCTACCGCGCCCAAACAGCGCTCTGGAGAATTGTCTTTGCTAGCCTCGCCTCAGCAGGCATTGTGGTTTTGGGTCTGCAACCCGACCTATGGGTTGAAGGTCACTTATACGCGGGAATGACCGTTAGCATCTTAATGATTTGCTCGCTGGTCATGGCCCCAGAAGTTTATCGGGACCAGCGGTGGCGCCGAGCGCATTGGATCCTAAACACCATTGCTGTGCTTCTCTTTGCCTTCCAGGTAGTGACAGGAGCCCGCATCCTAGTTGAAAAACCCCTGGCCTGGCAGAGCCCTGCTGTTTACCAGTGCAACTTTGATCCCACTTCGCCCCAGTACAAAACTTGCCCAGTGCCTCAATAG
- the selD gene encoding selenide, water dikinase SelD — MQAAQPIVKDLVLVGGGHSHAIALKQFGMKPLPGLRITLISETSDTPYSGMLPGHVAGFYSHDECHIDLRALAQFAQAQFYVDRVIGLDLENRRLICANRPDVQFDLLSINTGSTPKALAVPGALDYSLPIKPVPRFLAAWQQLVAAVAEAPEIPRSLAVVGGGAGGVELTLAVQAHLQQLLQAAGQPSTNLQIHLFQRSADLLPTYAPWVSRRFHQILQQRGVQVHLQETVCEVQPQQVICESGLMVKFDHLFWVTRASAPAWLRESGLVTDAEGFVQVNSYLQSSHPQVFAAGDVAALVQARPKAGVFAVRQGKPLYENLRRTLLGQPLKPYYPQARSLALIGTGDRSAVALRGAWGAESRLLWRWKDHIDRQFMQRFSNLPVMTQRLEPSAIAEASQAEPAQSSMRCAGCGSKVSSSVLARVLRRIQSQQLGWSERDDILIGLEAPDDAAVVQVPAGQVMLHTLDHFRSLINDPFVFGQITANHCLSDLFAMGATPQSALAMVTIPYAEEAKVEETLYQLLSGVLKVLAQAQTPLVGGHTSEGAELSLGLSCNGLAEPQHLLRKGGLQPGQALILTKPLGTGTLFAAQMRLQAKGAWIDAAVQSMLQSNQSAVSALRQHQATACTDVTGFGFLGHLLEMVRASDQVAVDLDLEAIPALPGACETLRLGIVSSLQPQNLQASHQIQNQNAAEWLQHSHYPLLFDPQTSGGLLAAVPASQATACVARLRELGYAHSEIIGWVQPQQGTSLPISLRSCHKR; from the coding sequence ATGCAAGCTGCACAGCCAATTGTCAAAGACTTAGTGCTGGTTGGGGGCGGTCACAGTCACGCGATTGCCCTCAAGCAATTTGGCATGAAGCCCCTGCCCGGCTTACGCATCACCCTGATTAGCGAAACCTCGGACACGCCCTACTCGGGGATGCTACCGGGTCATGTCGCTGGTTTCTACAGCCATGATGAGTGCCACATCGACCTGCGAGCCTTGGCTCAGTTCGCGCAGGCCCAGTTCTACGTTGACCGGGTGATTGGGCTGGATCTAGAGAACCGCCGCCTGATCTGTGCCAACCGGCCCGATGTGCAATTCGATCTGCTCTCGATCAACACGGGCAGCACGCCTAAAGCGCTGGCAGTGCCCGGTGCACTGGACTACAGCCTGCCCATCAAGCCGGTGCCTCGCTTTCTCGCAGCTTGGCAGCAATTGGTGGCAGCAGTGGCTGAGGCACCCGAGATTCCTCGCTCTCTGGCCGTGGTCGGCGGTGGTGCCGGTGGCGTGGAGCTGACCCTGGCGGTTCAGGCTCACTTGCAGCAGCTGTTGCAGGCGGCGGGCCAGCCTTCCACTAACCTCCAAATCCACTTGTTTCAGCGCAGTGCTGACCTATTGCCAACCTACGCGCCCTGGGTCAGCCGTCGCTTCCACCAAATTCTCCAGCAGCGCGGTGTTCAGGTGCATTTGCAAGAAACGGTGTGCGAGGTGCAACCGCAGCAGGTGATCTGCGAGTCGGGCCTGATGGTGAAGTTTGACCATCTGTTCTGGGTGACTCGGGCCAGCGCTCCAGCCTGGTTGCGAGAGTCCGGGCTAGTGACCGATGCTGAGGGGTTTGTTCAGGTCAACTCTTATCTGCAATCGTCCCATCCTCAAGTGTTTGCCGCCGGTGATGTTGCAGCCCTGGTCCAAGCTCGACCCAAGGCCGGCGTGTTTGCCGTGCGTCAGGGGAAGCCACTGTATGAGAACTTGCGCCGCACTCTGCTGGGTCAACCGCTCAAGCCCTACTATCCCCAAGCTCGCTCTCTGGCCCTGATTGGCACTGGGGACCGCTCAGCAGTAGCGCTCCGGGGTGCCTGGGGAGCCGAATCTCGCTTGCTCTGGCGTTGGAAAGACCATATCGATCGCCAGTTTATGCAGCGCTTCAGCAACCTACCGGTGATGACGCAACGGCTAGAGCCCAGCGCAATAGCGGAGGCCTCACAGGCCGAGCCTGCCCAATCTTCAATGCGCTGTGCAGGTTGCGGATCTAAAGTGAGCAGCTCGGTCTTGGCGCGAGTTCTGCGGCGGATTCAGTCACAGCAGTTGGGCTGGAGCGAACGCGATGACATTCTGATTGGTCTAGAGGCTCCGGACGACGCGGCTGTGGTACAGGTGCCTGCGGGTCAGGTCATGCTGCATACGCTCGACCACTTTCGCAGCCTGATTAATGACCCGTTCGTCTTTGGCCAAATCACCGCTAATCACTGCCTGAGTGACCTCTTCGCCATGGGCGCAACGCCTCAGTCAGCGCTAGCGATGGTGACCATTCCCTACGCAGAGGAAGCCAAAGTTGAAGAAACTCTCTACCAGTTATTGTCTGGTGTGTTGAAGGTGCTAGCCCAGGCGCAAACACCTCTAGTCGGTGGACATACCAGCGAAGGGGCTGAACTGTCACTAGGGCTGAGCTGTAATGGCTTGGCCGAGCCTCAACACTTACTGCGCAAGGGTGGCTTGCAACCAGGTCAGGCGTTAATTCTGACCAAGCCTTTGGGTACCGGCACGCTGTTCGCAGCTCAGATGCGCTTGCAGGCCAAAGGTGCCTGGATCGATGCTGCGGTTCAGTCGATGTTGCAATCTAACCAGAGCGCAGTTTCTGCTCTGCGACAGCACCAGGCCACTGCTTGTACGGATGTCACTGGCTTTGGCTTCCTGGGTCATCTGCTGGAAATGGTCCGTGCCTCTGATCAGGTTGCCGTGGACTTGGATCTGGAAGCAATCCCCGCTCTACCTGGAGCTTGCGAGACCCTACGATTGGGCATTGTCAGCTCGCTCCAGCCACAGAATCTGCAAGCCAGTCACCAGATTCAAAATCAGAATGCTGCTGAGTGGCTGCAACATTCCCATTACCCCTTGCTGTTCGACCCTCAAACCTCAGGTGGCCTGCTGGCCGCAGTGCCTGCATCCCAAGCCACTGCCTGTGTCGCTCGCTTGCGAGAATTAGGTTATGCCCACAGCGAAATTATCGGTTGGGTGCAGCCCCAACAGGGGACAAGCCTACCTATTAGTTTGCGATCATGCCACAAACGCTGA
- a CDS encoding DUF4112 domain-containing protein, translating into MRDRDRSVARLSQRHPNLGRHHQSLRRIQTLTHLLDNAIPLPGGYRVGLDPLLGLVPGAGDLVSTGLSAYIIWVAAQTGLPRSTLTRMVSNVALETVFGSVPVVGDLFDFTWKANLRNLDLLEEHLAQPRRAKAADRGFLVALLVILGLVAVVLVSGTLFLLSLFWRLITGG; encoded by the coding sequence ATGCGAGATCGCGATCGTTCAGTTGCGCGTTTATCCCAGCGACACCCTAACCTGGGGCGCCACCATCAAAGCCTACGCCGCATCCAGACGCTGACCCATCTCTTAGACAATGCAATTCCACTGCCGGGCGGCTACCGAGTAGGCCTCGACCCACTGCTGGGTCTGGTGCCAGGAGCTGGCGACCTGGTATCTACTGGGCTCTCGGCCTACATTATCTGGGTCGCGGCTCAGACAGGTCTGCCCCGTTCGACTCTGACGCGCATGGTTTCCAACGTGGCTCTGGAGACGGTATTCGGTTCAGTACCCGTGGTGGGTGATCTCTTCGACTTCACCTGGAAGGCCAACCTGCGCAATCTAGATTTGCTCGAAGAGCACTTGGCTCAACCTCGAAGAGCAAAGGCTGCTGATCGCGGTTTTCTAGTCGCGTTGCTGGTTATCCTGGGATTGGTTGCAGTAGTTCTAGTCAGCGGCACGCTGTTCCTACTGAGCCTGTTCTGGCGTTTGATAACGGGTGGCTGA
- a CDS encoding DMT family transporter has protein sequence MTLHHSSGRWRLGLALSLLTVVLWGILPITLKVTLQALDVYTVTWFRFLVSFALLALYLGLRQQLPKLATLRATPLNLLVIATVSLALNYLLYLEGLNQTTAANAQVLIQLAPVLLGLGALTIFKERYTQWQWLGLGTLAAGLVLFFDEQLRTLVTAPQQYLWGSGLILLAAAIWTVYALAQKQLLQKLPSAVIMLAIYGGSALLFSPVASPLQIGSLSPLHLSMLLLCALNTLMAYGAFAEALEHWEASRVSAVLSLTPLVTLGAVFTVDLIWPTLMPPEPLTVLGLTGAVLVVVGSLGIALGRSSKAVKG, from the coding sequence ATGACACTACACCATAGTTCAGGTCGCTGGCGTCTTGGGCTAGCGCTGTCCCTATTGACGGTGGTTTTGTGGGGAATTCTGCCCATCACGCTGAAGGTGACGCTGCAAGCACTGGACGTCTACACCGTCACCTGGTTTCGGTTTCTAGTTTCCTTCGCCTTGCTAGCGCTCTATCTAGGGCTGCGACAGCAATTGCCTAAGTTAGCGACGCTGCGAGCTACACCCTTGAACCTGTTGGTTATCGCCACGGTCAGTCTGGCTCTGAACTACCTGCTGTATCTAGAAGGGCTGAACCAGACCACAGCTGCCAACGCTCAGGTGTTGATTCAACTAGCCCCAGTACTGCTGGGCTTGGGCGCTTTAACTATTTTCAAAGAGCGCTACACCCAGTGGCAATGGCTGGGTTTGGGAACACTCGCTGCCGGTTTGGTGCTTTTTTTTGATGAGCAGCTACGCACCCTGGTGACTGCGCCGCAACAATACTTGTGGGGCAGTGGTCTGATTCTCTTAGCGGCGGCAATTTGGACGGTCTATGCCCTGGCCCAGAAGCAACTGCTGCAAAAGCTGCCCTCAGCAGTGATTATGTTAGCTATCTATGGGGGATCAGCCTTGCTGTTCAGTCCCGTGGCCTCCCCCCTGCAAATCGGCAGTCTGAGCCCTCTACATCTGAGCATGCTGCTGTTATGTGCCCTAAATACCTTGATGGCTTACGGGGCCTTTGCTGAAGCCCTGGAACATTGGGAAGCTTCTCGGGTTAGCGCTGTGTTATCTCTCACGCCCTTGGTCACGCTGGGAGCCGTGTTCACCGTCGATCTGATTTGGCCAACCTTGATGCCGCCCGAGCCGCTTACAGTGCTTGGCTTAACTGGCGCAGTTCTGGTAGTGGTAGGGTCGCTGGGGATCGCTTTAGGTCGAAGCAGCAAAGCAGTGAAAGGTTGA
- a CDS encoding M20 family metallopeptidase, translating to MLSRIQDLTDRLIPRLIEIRRHLHSHPELSGQEYQTAAYVAGVLSSAGLRLSEGIGRTGVLAHLEGGELNGDQRLLAIRTDMDALPIQERTGLEFSSRTAGVMHACGHDIHTTVGLGVAMVLAQLREEFPGQVRFLFQPAEEIAQGAAWMIADGAMQGVSAILGVHVFPSIPAGVVGIRYGALTSAADDLEITILGESGHGARPHEAIDAIWIAAQVVTTLQQAISRTQNPLRPVVLSFGKIQGGRVANVIADQVTLTGTVRSLHPETRSKLPAWIEQIVESVCRPYGARYQVDYRRGVPGVLNAPVLNQLIESAAQEALGPSRVQVLPEPSLGAEDFAMYLQHAPGAMFRLGVGRPDVQNPPLHHPQFDADESAIAVGVKTLAYSAWKYWRTED from the coding sequence ATGCTCTCTCGCATCCAGGACCTGACCGACCGTCTGATCCCTCGGTTGATCGAGATCCGACGTCACTTACATAGTCATCCTGAACTGAGTGGCCAAGAATACCAGACAGCAGCCTATGTAGCAGGAGTCTTATCCTCAGCCGGACTACGGCTAAGTGAAGGGATAGGCCGTACTGGTGTTTTAGCGCATTTAGAAGGCGGCGAACTGAACGGGGATCAGCGCCTACTGGCCATTCGTACTGACATGGATGCTTTACCCATTCAGGAGCGTACCGGCCTAGAGTTTAGTTCGCGCACAGCAGGAGTCATGCATGCTTGCGGCCACGATATCCACACGACTGTGGGCTTGGGCGTAGCGATGGTTCTGGCTCAACTGCGAGAGGAATTCCCTGGGCAAGTACGCTTTCTGTTTCAGCCGGCTGAGGAGATTGCTCAGGGCGCAGCTTGGATGATCGCGGATGGGGCTATGCAGGGAGTAAGCGCCATTCTGGGAGTTCATGTCTTTCCCTCGATCCCAGCTGGAGTGGTAGGCATACGCTACGGGGCGTTAACTTCAGCTGCCGATGATTTAGAGATCACGATCCTGGGCGAGTCGGGGCATGGCGCCCGTCCGCATGAAGCCATCGATGCCATCTGGATTGCAGCTCAGGTCGTGACGACGCTGCAACAGGCGATCAGTCGGACACAGAACCCCCTGCGACCTGTTGTGCTCAGTTTTGGCAAAATCCAGGGGGGACGGGTGGCCAATGTCATTGCCGACCAAGTCACGCTCACCGGAACTGTGCGTTCGTTGCATCCTGAAACGCGATCCAAGCTGCCCGCTTGGATCGAACAGATTGTCGAAAGTGTTTGTCGTCCCTATGGTGCTCGTTACCAGGTGGACTATCGACGCGGCGTCCCTGGCGTGCTGAATGCTCCAGTTCTCAACCAGCTGATCGAGTCTGCGGCGCAAGAAGCCCTAGGCCCTAGCCGAGTGCAGGTCCTACCAGAGCCTTCACTGGGAGCTGAGGACTTCGCGATGTATCTCCAACATGCTCCCGGTGCAATGTTTCGTTTGGGTGTAGGCCGTCCCGATGTGCAAAATCCACCCCTACACCACCCTCAATTTGATGCCGATGAGTCGGCAATTGCGGTTGGGGTAAAGACGCTCGCCTACAGCGCCTGGAAATACTGGCGGACCGAAGATTAG
- the mnmH gene encoding tRNA 2-selenouridine(34) synthase MnmH — translation MPQTLSATEFLKAPGVILDVRSPAEYAQGHILGAKAFPLFNNEERAQVGTCYKQQGREQAVELGLALVGPKLADFVSKAKALAPERQVRLHCWRGGMRSGSMAILLETAGLNVSVLTGGYKAFRGWVRTCLQVPKPLVVLGGMTGTGKTMILTALAQQGEQVLDLEHLANHRGSSYGALGLGPQPSTEHFENCLATQWAKFDPQRRVWIEAESRRVGICRLPEELFAQMEQSPILEVNRSRTERVEILLAEYGSAGTEALIAATQRIKKHLGGLRAQQAVELIRQGNPDAIHLVLDYYDKAYRYDLQRRSVPIQSVDVSGLSAEQSASCLIERANQCQF, via the coding sequence ATGCCACAAACGCTGAGTGCTACTGAATTCCTCAAGGCGCCAGGGGTAATCCTCGACGTGCGCAGTCCGGCTGAGTACGCGCAAGGTCACATCCTGGGAGCCAAGGCCTTTCCGCTGTTTAACAACGAGGAGCGTGCCCAGGTTGGCACCTGCTATAAGCAGCAGGGGCGGGAGCAGGCAGTGGAGTTGGGCTTAGCACTGGTTGGTCCTAAGCTGGCGGATTTTGTCTCTAAGGCCAAGGCACTGGCCCCGGAGCGTCAGGTGCGGCTACATTGCTGGCGGGGCGGTATGCGCAGTGGCAGCATGGCAATCCTGCTGGAAACAGCGGGTCTCAATGTCTCAGTACTCACGGGAGGTTACAAAGCCTTTCGCGGCTGGGTACGGACCTGTTTGCAGGTGCCCAAGCCTCTAGTAGTTCTAGGTGGCATGACCGGCACTGGCAAAACGATGATTCTGACCGCACTAGCGCAGCAGGGTGAGCAAGTGCTGGATCTAGAGCACCTCGCCAACCACCGGGGTAGCAGCTACGGAGCGTTGGGCCTGGGCCCTCAGCCCAGTACCGAGCACTTCGAAAACTGTCTGGCTACGCAGTGGGCAAAGTTCGATCCGCAAAGGCGAGTGTGGATTGAGGCTGAGAGCCGCCGCGTTGGTATCTGTCGCCTGCCCGAAGAACTGTTCGCTCAGATGGAGCAGTCACCCATTCTAGAGGTCAATCGTTCGCGCACAGAACGAGTTGAAATTTTGCTAGCGGAGTATGGAAGTGCCGGGACAGAGGCTCTGATCGCAGCCACGCAGCGAATCAAGAAGCATCTGGGTGGCTTGCGCGCTCAGCAGGCAGTCGAGCTAATCCGACAAGGTAACCCTGATGCCATTCACTTGGTGCTGGATTATTACGACAAGGCCTATCGCTACGATCTACAGCGGCGCTCCGTGCCGATTCAGTCCGTTGATGTTTCTGGTTTGTCTGCCGAGCAGAGCGCTAGCTGCCTGATTGAGCGAGCGAACCAGTGTCAGTTTTAG
- a CDS encoding mannosyltransferase family protein: MPLSYRFGQPWDKQNSWWAYPFSYVLALWLGSRGMIVAAIGINSLLNPDAPGLSWNTFSHWDSDWYLRIARSGYSHVEGQLYNSTAFFPLLPLLIRGGTSLGLPGELAGLVINNLAFLGALQVLYGWVRTCHSPQVARWATAVLAWCPLSLFGTVVYSEGLFLLFTTASLRAFDQHRHAWAAIWGALATATRFTGITLIPAFWLAALRERRGLGAYLAGLVVGTGLLLYSLYCAIQFGDPLAFIHAQRGWRAGLGFDWQGWLRVLAAVLIGPVVPEKGLAQYLLHLLWVVLLLMGVYGLWFWRQKFKPFLFVLIFCLLGLVQHTWLLSPGVFWKLVLIWGGGYLLWHQQAALSSVAMLYGFCSLGLILVSGSIDSLERYAYGIVSLAVAFGLWGVRYRVWGYALLSYAALILADFAVRFAEGAWVS; the protein is encoded by the coding sequence ATGCCACTGAGCTATCGTTTCGGCCAGCCTTGGGATAAACAGAATTCTTGGTGGGCTTATCCCTTCTCCTATGTACTTGCACTGTGGCTTGGCAGCAGAGGCATGATTGTTGCTGCCATCGGCATCAATTCACTGCTCAACCCTGATGCGCCCGGCTTGAGCTGGAATACTTTCTCGCATTGGGACAGCGATTGGTATCTGCGCATTGCCAGGTCGGGTTATAGCCATGTCGAAGGCCAGCTCTACAATTCCACCGCCTTCTTTCCATTGTTGCCACTGTTGATCCGGGGCGGTACGAGCTTAGGACTGCCCGGTGAGCTAGCGGGACTGGTGATCAACAACTTGGCGTTTCTAGGCGCATTGCAAGTTCTATATGGCTGGGTCAGGACTTGCCATAGTCCTCAGGTGGCGCGTTGGGCAACGGCAGTTCTGGCCTGGTGCCCTCTATCGCTGTTTGGGACTGTCGTTTATTCGGAAGGCCTGTTTCTGCTATTCACTACAGCCTCACTCCGCGCCTTTGACCAGCACCGCCATGCTTGGGCAGCAATTTGGGGGGCACTGGCGACTGCAACTCGGTTTACTGGCATCACGCTGATTCCCGCTTTTTGGCTGGCAGCGTTACGGGAACGTCGGGGGCTCGGTGCTTATCTTGCAGGGCTGGTTGTTGGCACTGGCTTGTTACTCTACAGCCTTTACTGTGCAATACAATTCGGGGATCCCCTGGCGTTTATCCACGCTCAGCGTGGCTGGCGCGCGGGCTTAGGTTTTGATTGGCAAGGTTGGTTAAGAGTATTGGCAGCGGTGTTAATTGGGCCGGTGGTGCCAGAGAAGGGCTTGGCTCAATATCTGCTTCATCTGCTGTGGGTCGTGCTCCTGCTAATGGGTGTTTATGGACTTTGGTTCTGGCGCCAAAAGTTCAAGCCGTTCTTATTTGTGCTGATTTTTTGTCTTTTAGGATTGGTTCAGCACACTTGGTTGCTGAGTCCCGGTGTTTTCTGGAAGCTAGTTTTAATTTGGGGAGGTGGTTATCTACTTTGGCATCAACAAGCAGCCTTAAGTTCCGTAGCGATGCTGTATGGCTTTTGTTCTTTAGGATTAATCCTTGTTTCTGGCAGCATCGATTCACTGGAACGCTATGCTTATGGCATTGTTTCACTGGCGGTTGCCTTTGGCCTCTGGGGGGTTCGCTATCGGGTTTGGGGCTATGCCCTGCTCAGCTACGCTGCTCTGATCCTGGCTGATTTCGCGGTGCGCTTCGCTGAGGGAGCTTGGGTGAGTTAA
- a CDS encoding BON domain-containing protein, which translates to MAKLTLVLLGGFLVLATAACNGPESRAQAPTAQSRDVPPGTAQPNQTNPNNPTAQPPGSLPRTQPQAQLPQTQPQGQAPVQQPQTQPQTQPQTQPQVQTPVQQPQTQTPVQAQPNNTAQTPNQQAQASDVDIARQVLNTLETNIPDGQFRIQSLNGSVTVSGTVANQTQRDNIATLTQQVQGVQNVEVQVQVANSAQTAPAQASSNQGIPAGW; encoded by the coding sequence ATGGCAAAGCTAACGCTCGTCCTGCTCGGCGGCTTCTTAGTCTTGGCAACGGCTGCCTGTAATGGTCCTGAATCACGTGCCCAAGCTCCGACCGCTCAATCTCGGGATGTTCCACCTGGTACGGCACAGCCCAACCAGACGAATCCTAACAATCCAACAGCTCAGCCGCCCGGCTCCCTTCCCCGTACTCAGCCCCAAGCTCAGCTTCCTCAAACTCAACCACAAGGGCAAGCTCCGGTTCAACAGCCCCAAACTCAACCGCAAACTCAACCGCAAACCCAGCCGCAAGTACAAACTCCGGTCCAACAACCCCAAACTCAAACACCAGTTCAAGCTCAACCCAATAACACAGCCCAAACCCCGAACCAGCAAGCCCAGGCATCGGACGTTGATATTGCGCGTCAGGTACTAAACACCTTGGAAACGAACATTCCCGACGGCCAGTTCAGAATTCAATCGCTGAATGGTTCCGTCACAGTATCAGGGACGGTAGCGAATCAGACCCAACGCGACAACATTGCTACCCTGACTCAGCAAGTTCAGGGCGTCCAAAATGTAGAGGTTCAGGTCCAGGTTGCCAACTCTGCGCAAACTGCTCCGGCTCAGGCTAGCTCGAACCAAGGCATCCCCGCTGGCTGGTAA
- a CDS encoding phage holin family protein has product MTHFLLTWLATAVALLITANLVPGFNVENLTAAAIAAVILGLVNAIVRPILFLLTLPLTVVTLGLFLFIINAITIWFAADLSPGFSIDGFLPALLGSIVLTLVSSVLNLLVGAVD; this is encoded by the coding sequence GTGACCCACTTTCTCCTGACCTGGTTAGCTACGGCAGTTGCGCTCTTGATTACTGCCAATTTGGTTCCAGGCTTTAACGTCGAGAATCTAACTGCAGCCGCCATCGCAGCCGTTATTCTGGGCCTCGTCAACGCGATCGTTCGACCGATTCTGTTCTTGCTGACTTTGCCCCTCACTGTTGTGACCCTGGGCTTATTTCTGTTTATCATTAACGCGATTACGATCTGGTTCGCAGCAGACTTATCGCCTGGCTTCAGCATCGATGGCTTTCTGCCAGCCCTGCTCGGCTCGATTGTTTTAACGCTCGTCTCTAGCGTGTTGAACCTGTTAGTTGGAGCCGTTGACTAA